The Procambarus clarkii isolate CNS0578487 chromosome 39, FALCON_Pclarkii_2.0, whole genome shotgun sequence genome window below encodes:
- the LOC138372563 gene encoding keratin-associated protein 16-1-like → MTPEVPQPRYCSGGKHLNLPIFPRAGNAHGLIWPGRYVLPQSEGLAIECSAIECSAIECNAIECNAIECNAIECNAIECNAIECNAIECNAIECNAIECNAIECNAIECSAIECNAIECNAIECSAIECNALECNAIECSALECNALECNAIECNAIECNAIECNAIECSAIECNAIECNAIECNAIECNAIECNAIECNAIECNAIECNAIECNAIECNAIECNAIECNAIECNAIECSAIECSAIECNAIECNAIECNAIECNAIECNAIECSAIECSAIECNAIECNAIECNAIECNAIECNAIECNAIECNAIECNAIECNAIECNAIECNAIECNAIECNAIELLS, encoded by the exons ATGACACCCGAGGTGCCCCAGCCACGTTACTGCTCCGGTGGTAAACATCTCAACCTACCCATCTTTCCTCGAGCTGGGAATGCTCACGGTTTAATATGGCCTGGACGTTATGTTTTACCACAGTCTGAGGGACT CGCTATTGAGTGTAGCGCTATTGAGTGTAGCGCTATTGAGTGTAACGCTATTGAGTGTAACGCTATTGAGTGTAACGCTATTGAGTGTAACGCTATTGAGTGTAACGCTATTGAGTGTAACGCTATTGAGTGTAACGCTATTGAGTGTAACGCTATTGAGTGTAACGCTATTGAGTGTAACGCTATTGAGTGTAGCGCTATTGAGTGTAACGCTATTGAGTGTAACGCTATCGAGTGTAGCGCTATTGAGTGTAACGCTCTTGAGTGTAACGCTATTGAGTGTAGCGCTCTTGAGTGTAACGCTCTTGAGTGTAACGCTATTGAGTGTAACGCTATTGAGTGTAACGCTATTGAGTGTAACGCTATTGAGTGTAGCGCTATTGAGTGTAACGCTATTGAGTGTAACGCTATTGAGTGTAACGCTATTGAGTGTAACGCTATTGAGTGTAACGCTATTGAGTGTAACGCTATTGAGTGTAACGCTATTGAGTGTAACGCTATTGAGTGTAACGCTATTGAGTGTAACGCTATTGAGTGTAACGCTATTGAGTGTAACGCTATTGAGTGTAACGCTATTGAGTGTAGCGCTATTGAGTGTAGCGCTATTGAGTGTAACGCTATTGAGTGTAACGCTATTGAGTGTAACGCTATTGAGTGTAACGCTATTGAGTGTAACGCTATTGAGTGTAGCGCTATTGAGTGTAGCGCTATTGAGTGTAACGCTATCGAGTGTAACGCTATCGAGTGTAACGCTATCGAGTGTAACGCTATCGAGTGTAACGCTATTGAGTGTAACGCTATTGAGTGTAACGCTATCGAGTGTAACGCTATCGAGTGTAACGCTATCGAGTGTAACGCTATCGAGTGTAACGCTATCGAGTGTAACGCTATCGAGTGTAACGCTATCGAGCTCTTGAGTTAA